In Paracoccus fistulariae, a single window of DNA contains:
- a CDS encoding acyl-CoA thioesterase, whose product MYPLIRFAKEMLKYRNAPALEPMGVHVSTHMCWPWDIDPWIELNNGRTLTLYDLGRIPLAKRLGLLPALRENKWGITVAGNSTRYRRRIRMFDKFTMFSRMVGWDNRFFYMEQTMWKKGECCNQMLLRTAVTSANGIVDPARVIEALGHDIQSPPLPGWVQAWIEADNQRPWPPELPDEAKVHLPA is encoded by the coding sequence ATGTATCCATTGATCCGCTTCGCCAAGGAAATGCTGAAATACCGCAATGCGCCTGCGCTGGAGCCGATGGGGGTCCATGTCTCGACCCATATGTGCTGGCCCTGGGACATCGATCCGTGGATCGAGCTGAACAATGGCCGCACGCTGACGCTGTATGATCTGGGGCGGATCCCGCTGGCCAAACGGCTGGGCCTGCTGCCCGCTTTGCGCGAGAATAAATGGGGCATCACGGTGGCGGGCAATTCGACCCGTTATCGCAGGCGGATCCGGATGTTCGACAAATTCACCATGTTTTCGCGCATGGTCGGCTGGGACAACCGCTTTTTCTATATGGAGCAGACCATGTGGAAAAAGGGCGAATGCTGCAATCAGATGCTGCTGCGTACGGCGGTCACCTCGGCCAATGGGATTGTCGACCCGGCCCGCGTGATCGAGGCCCTGGGCCACGACATCCAAAGCCCGCCCCTGCCCGGCTGGGTTCAGGCCTGGATCGAGGCCGATAATCAGCGCCCCTGGCCCCCGGAACTGCCCGATGAGGCAAAAGTACACTTGCCAGCCTGA
- a CDS encoding YggT family protein, producing the protein MVTLYQALQLILQILWFIMIVHIIMSWLINFQVLNLRQPLVAQIWDGLNRLLEPIYRPIRNLLPNTGGLDLAPLVVFVIIIILRSALANNAGFFYGA; encoded by the coding sequence ATGGTCACCCTGTACCAAGCCTTGCAACTGATCCTGCAGATCCTGTGGTTCATCATGATCGTCCACATCATCATGTCGTGGCTGATCAATTTTCAGGTCCTGAACCTGCGTCAGCCGCTGGTCGCGCAGATCTGGGACGGGCTGAACCGGCTGCTGGAACCGATCTATCGTCCGATCCGCAATCTGCTGCCCAATACCGGCGGGCTGGATCTGGCGCCGCTGGTGGTTTTTGTCATCATCATCATCCTGCGCAGCGCCCTGGCCAATAATGCGGGCTTCTTCTACGGGGCGTGA
- the msrQ gene encoding protein-methionine-sulfoxide reductase heme-binding subunit MsrQ produces the protein MARKINDMLRRLPVWAVWIAGLIPLALLIWDTLQGNLGVDPVAMLEHRLGRTAIYFLIGGLAVTPLLRLTGISLMKFRRALGLLCFTYAGLHVLAWISTDMGFLWAQMGRDILKRPYLLFGMLAFVMLVPLAITSNNLSIRRLGGLKWKRLHMLVYAAAPLAALHWIWVKKTLPLTPVAWMAVILALLLVRAVLKRSKSAGRKNPAKNTQVKSAT, from the coding sequence ATGGCACGCAAGATCAACGATATGCTGCGCCGCCTGCCGGTCTGGGCGGTCTGGATCGCGGGGCTGATTCCGCTGGCCCTGCTGATCTGGGACACGCTGCAGGGCAATCTGGGCGTCGATCCGGTTGCCATGCTGGAGCACCGGCTGGGGCGCACGGCGATCTATTTCCTGATCGGCGGGCTGGCGGTGACGCCGCTGCTGCGGTTGACGGGAATCAGCCTGATGAAATTCCGCCGCGCGCTTGGCCTGCTGTGCTTTACCTATGCGGGTCTGCATGTGCTGGCCTGGATCAGCACCGATATGGGCTTTCTCTGGGCGCAGATGGGGCGGGATATCCTCAAGCGGCCCTATCTTCTGTTCGGCATGCTGGCCTTTGTGATGCTGGTGCCGCTGGCGATCACCTCGAATAATCTGTCGATCCGGCGGCTGGGCGGGCTGAAATGGAAACGCCTGCATATGCTGGTCTATGCCGCCGCGCCGCTGGCCGCGCTGCATTGGATCTGGGTCAAGAAGACCTTGCCGCTGACGCCCGTGGCCTGGATGGCCGTGATTCTGGCGCTTTTGCTGGTTCGCGCGGTGCTGAAGCGGTCGAAAAGCGCGGGGCGGAAAAATCCTGCGAAAAATACGCAAGTAAAATCAGCAACTTGA
- a CDS encoding VUT family protein gives MTRFLPGILAMAAIVVASNILVQFVLGDWLTWGAFTYPFAFLVTDVMNRVYGVAAARRVVLAGFAVGVACSLIAAGLDKTTLRIALASGTAFLVAQMLDIAIFDKLRDGRWWSAPLASSLIGSAVDTALFFGIAFSAALPADVNTGWANEAVPLLGQGQIAPLWASLALADWLVKLSLALLALVPFRMIVRNLLGRRVEN, from the coding sequence ATGACCCGCTTTCTGCCCGGCATTCTTGCCATGGCGGCCATCGTGGTGGCCTCTAACATCCTTGTTCAGTTCGTGCTTGGCGACTGGCTGACATGGGGTGCCTTTACCTATCCTTTTGCCTTTCTGGTCACCGATGTGATGAATCGCGTCTATGGTGTGGCCGCCGCGCGCCGTGTCGTGCTGGCAGGCTTTGCCGTTGGCGTCGCCTGTTCGCTGATCGCTGCCGGTCTGGACAAGACAACGCTGCGGATCGCCCTTGCCTCGGGCACGGCCTTTCTGGTCGCTCAGATGCTGGACATCGCCATTTTCGACAAGCTCCGCGATGGCCGCTGGTGGAGCGCGCCGCTGGCCTCATCCCTGATCGGATCGGCCGTCGATACCGCGCTGTTCTTTGGCATCGCCTTTTCCGCAGCCCTGCCCGCAGACGTCAATACAGGCTGGGCGAATGAGGCCGTTCCGCTGCTGGGACAGGGGCAGATCGCACCGCTTTGGGCGTCGCTGGCGCTGGCTGACTGGCTGGTCAAATTGTCGTTGGCACTACTGGCCCTTGTGCCATTCCGTATGATTGTACGCAATTTGTTGGGGCGTCGCGTAGAAAATTGA
- the hmpA gene encoding NO-inducible flavohemoprotein, whose protein sequence is MPNVLSKVHVDIVEATAPAVAANIEAIVPAMYRHLLADPKIRVLFNMTHQDGGSPQHKALANALVAYATHIRNPQMLGAGIERIAQKHAGLQILPEHYPYVAEALLTAVKEVLGDAATDEVLEAWGAAYWYLANILIDREEEIYSGAEAEDGGWRGWRDFAIVDKQAEADDIMSFTLRPADGAAVKMHRPGQYLSFRIVLPDGEELRRNYSISSAPNGRDYRITVKREAQGKASGWLHDTTRIGTTLQVAPPAGDFFLDLAGKQQVVLLSGGVGLTPMISMLESRRGSKSPQMLYVHATQNGRKHAMRSEHEKLADKSFIFYEAPGADDVEGRDYTGPGRIDPTWLAKNTRADIADYYICGPEAFMRQMINGLKAANVSPDRIHYEFFGPAAAELK, encoded by the coding sequence ATGCCGAACGTTCTTTCAAAAGTGCACGTTGATATCGTCGAGGCGACCGCACCGGCTGTCGCCGCCAATATTGAAGCGATCGTCCCTGCCATGTATCGTCACCTGCTGGCCGATCCCAAGATCCGGGTGCTGTTCAACATGACACATCAGGATGGCGGATCGCCGCAGCACAAGGCGCTGGCGAATGCGCTGGTCGCCTATGCCACCCATATCCGCAATCCGCAGATGCTTGGCGCGGGGATCGAGCGGATCGCCCAGAAACATGCCGGGCTTCAGATCCTGCCCGAACATTACCCCTATGTCGCCGAAGCCCTGTTGACCGCCGTCAAAGAGGTGCTGGGCGACGCCGCGACGGATGAGGTGCTGGAAGCCTGGGGCGCCGCCTATTGGTATCTGGCCAATATCCTGATCGACCGCGAAGAAGAGATCTATTCCGGGGCCGAGGCCGAAGATGGCGGCTGGCGCGGCTGGCGCGACTTTGCCATCGTCGACAAGCAGGCCGAGGCGGATGACATCATGTCCTTCACCCTGCGGCCCGCCGATGGCGCGGCGGTCAAGATGCATCGCCCCGGCCAGTACCTGTCCTTCCGGATCGTGCTGCCCGATGGTGAAGAGCTTCGCCGCAACTACTCGATCTCTTCCGCCCCGAATGGCAGGGATTACCGCATCACCGTCAAGCGCGAAGCGCAGGGCAAGGCCTCCGGCTGGCTGCACGATACCACCCGGATCGGCACCACGTTGCAGGTCGCCCCGCCGGCCGGTGACTTCTTCCTGGACCTGGCTGGCAAGCAGCAGGTGGTGCTGTTGTCGGGGGGCGTCGGGCTGACGCCGATGATCTCGATGCTGGAATCGCGGCGCGGCAGCAAATCGCCGCAGATGCTTTATGTTCATGCCACGCAGAACGGGCGCAAGCACGCCATGCGGTCAGAGCATGAAAAGCTGGCCGACAAGAGCTTCATTTTCTACGAAGCGCCGGGCGCCGACGATGTCGAGGGTCGCGATTATACCGGTCCCGGCAGGATCGACCCTACCTGGTTGGCCAAGAATACCCGCGCCGATATCGCGGACTACTATATCTGCGGTCCGGAAGCCTTCATGCGCCAGATGATCAACGGGCTAAAGGCCGCGAATGTCAGCCCGGATCGCATTCATTACGAGTTCTTTGGTCCCGCGGCGGCCGAACTGAAGTGA
- the recQ gene encoding DNA helicase RecQ — MPTDLLRQVWGFDGFRPGQREIVETVAQGRDVLAIMPTGGGKSLCYQLPALMRDGVTVVISPLIALMRDQVRALREAGVAAGALTSGNTQEETDAVFQALSRGELKMLYMAPERLASGGTVNLLRRAGVTAIAVDEAHCVSQWGHDFRPDYLRIGDLKRALDVPLAAFTATADAETRAEIVTRLFDGAEPVTYLRGFDRPNIRLAFQPKDSPRKQVLGFVAARRGQSGIIYSASRARTETLAAALSAEGHSAVAYHGGMEADRRRQVEAQFQREDGLIVVATVAFGMGIDKPDIRWVLHSDLPKSIEGYYQEIGRAGRDGDPAETLTLYGPDDIRFRRTQIDEGLAEGARKGADHARLNALLGLAEATGCRRRKLLAYFGEDLAEDCGNCDICLHPPKLFDATEAVRKALSAMLRTGEWFGSGHLIDILTGNETDKVKERGHDRLPTFGVGRDYGRAQWQAIFRQMMGLDLCRPDPERHGALFLTDTAHPVLRGEESITLRRDTTLRAKGGNVVKTQVAEEDEPLLSALKAKRRALAEAARVPAYVIFPDRTLIEMVQRRPQDLDQMAQVGGVGAKKLESYGREFLSVIAGEKPQMHPMRRALAGRPAGELFDRLVQVQNRLSRGEDGIDKPLSCSTAQIRRIAESRPTDLDTLSRHLDAPRLDRFGAAFLSEIAAD, encoded by the coding sequence ATGCCAACGGATCTGCTGCGACAGGTCTGGGGATTCGACGGATTCCGCCCCGGACAGCGTGAGATCGTCGAAACCGTCGCCCAGGGGCGCGACGTGCTGGCGATCATGCCCACCGGGGGCGGCAAATCGCTGTGCTATCAATTGCCCGCGCTGATGCGGGACGGGGTGACGGTGGTGATCTCGCCGCTGATTGCGCTGATGCGCGATCAGGTCCGGGCGCTGCGCGAGGCCGGGGTGGCGGCGGGCGCGCTGACCAGCGGCAATACGCAAGAGGAAACCGACGCCGTGTTTCAGGCCCTGTCGCGGGGCGAGCTGAAGATGCTTTACATGGCGCCAGAACGTCTGGCCTCGGGCGGGACGGTCAACCTGCTGCGCCGGGCGGGCGTCACCGCCATCGCCGTGGACGAGGCGCATTGCGTCAGCCAGTGGGGCCATGATTTCCGGCCCGACTATCTGCGGATCGGCGATCTGAAACGCGCGCTGGATGTGCCGCTGGCGGCCTTCACGGCGACCGCCGATGCCGAAACCCGGGCCGAGATTGTCACCCGCCTGTTCGACGGGGCCGAGCCTGTCACCTATCTGCGCGGCTTTGACCGGCCGAATATCCGGCTGGCCTTTCAGCCCAAAGACAGCCCGCGCAAGCAGGTTCTTGGCTTCGTGGCGGCGCGTCGGGGGCAGTCGGGCATCATCTATTCCGCCAGCCGCGCCCGGACCGAGACGCTGGCCGCCGCGCTGAGCGCCGAAGGCCACAGCGCCGTCGCCTATCACGGCGGGATGGAGGCGGATCGCCGTCGGCAGGTCGAGGCGCAGTTTCAGCGCGAAGACGGGCTGATCGTGGTGGCGACGGTTGCCTTTGGCATGGGCATCGACAAGCCTGACATTCGCTGGGTGCTGCATTCCGATCTGCCGAAATCCATCGAGGGCTATTATCAGGAAATCGGTCGTGCCGGGCGCGATGGCGATCCGGCCGAGACGCTGACGCTATATGGCCCCGACGATATCCGCTTTCGCCGCACCCAGATCGATGAGGGTCTGGCCGAGGGCGCGCGCAAGGGTGCCGATCATGCCCGGCTGAACGCGCTTCTGGGTCTGGCCGAGGCGACCGGCTGTCGCCGCCGCAAGCTGCTGGCCTATTTCGGCGAGGATCTGGCCGAGGATTGCGGCAATTGCGATATCTGTCTGCATCCGCCCAAGCTGTTCGACGCGACCGAGGCGGTGCGCAAGGCATTGTCGGCCATGCTGCGCACGGGCGAATGGTTCGGCAGCGGCCATCTGATCGACATTCTCACCGGAAATGAAACCGATAAGGTAAAAGAGCGCGGCCATGACAGGCTGCCGACCTTTGGCGTCGGTCGCGATTACGGTCGGGCGCAATGGCAGGCGATCTTCCGGCAGATGATGGGGCTGGATCTGTGCCGCCCCGACCCTGAAAGGCACGGCGCGCTGTTTCTGACAGACACCGCCCATCCGGTCCTGCGGGGCGAGGAAAGCATCACCCTTCGCCGCGACACCACCTTGCGGGCCAAGGGCGGGAATGTGGTGAAAACGCAGGTTGCAGAAGAGGACGAACCCCTGCTCTCGGCCCTGAAGGCCAAGCGCCGCGCCCTGGCCGAGGCCGCGCGCGTGCCTGCCTATGTGATCTTTCCCGACCGCACCCTGATCGAGATGGTGCAGCGCCGCCCGCAGGATCTGGACCAGATGGCGCAGGTCGGCGGCGTCGGCGCGAAAAAGCTGGAAAGCTATGGCCGCGAATTCCTGTCCGTGATCGCGGGCGAAAAGCCCCAGATGCATCCGATGCGCCGCGCGCTGGCCGGGCGACCGGCGGGCGAGCTGTTCGATCGTCTGGTTCAGGTTCAGAACCGTCTGTCGCGGGGCGAGGACGGGATCGACAAGCCGCTGTCCTGTTCGACCGCGCAGATCCGCCGCATCGCCGAATCGCGCCCCACCGATCTGGACACCCTGTCGCGGCATCTGGATGCGCCGCGTCTGGACCGGTTCGGCGCCGCCTTCCTGTCCGAAATCGCCGCCGACTAG
- a CDS encoding MFS transporter: protein MDRKRIWGWWFFDWASQPFHTLLITFIFSVYFAEIAQRYFLQIRDSITLAGADAQALWGYGLSISGITIAILAPILGAVADTSGRRLPWIWVFSAIYIGAAAGLWWVVPDQPPLIWAVTMIGLGLIATEFATIFTNAMLPGLAPREEIGRISGSGFAFGYLGGVLSLLLMLALFQETPSGKTLIGIDPLFGLDPEQREGTRFVGPFVAIWYMLFMIPFFLWVKEPRGTGRPPQIGTALRDLATLIRSLRHRPSLASWLASSMFSRDALNGLYGFGGVYAATVLGWPVFLAGIFGIVSAISASAISWLGGHADRRFGPKPVIITATLTLTAVCLIITGMDRNSLFGAPVPAQPLIGTLRLPDLVFFLCGALIGGAGGALQAASRTMMVRHTTQARATEAFGLYALSGRATAFLAPLLIAVVTDMTGNQRIGVAPLILLFLLALVLLVWVKPEQEEAQQ from the coding sequence ATGGACCGGAAAAGAATATGGGGCTGGTGGTTTTTTGACTGGGCAAGCCAGCCTTTTCATACGCTTTTGATCACTTTCATCTTCTCGGTCTATTTCGCCGAAATCGCCCAGCGTTATTTTCTGCAGATCCGTGACAGCATCACCCTTGCCGGGGCGGATGCGCAGGCGCTGTGGGGCTATGGCCTTTCCATATCGGGCATCACCATCGCCATTCTGGCGCCGATCCTTGGCGCGGTGGCCGATACATCGGGGCGGCGCCTGCCCTGGATCTGGGTGTTTTCGGCTATTTACATCGGCGCGGCGGCGGGGCTGTGGTGGGTCGTGCCCGATCAGCCACCGCTGATCTGGGCGGTCACGATGATCGGCCTTGGCCTGATCGCGACGGAATTCGCCACCATCTTCACCAATGCAATGCTGCCCGGCCTTGCCCCAAGGGAAGAGATCGGCCGGATTTCAGGCTCGGGCTTTGCCTTCGGCTATCTGGGCGGTGTCCTGTCATTGCTGCTGATGCTGGCATTGTTTCAGGAAACGCCAAGCGGCAAGACCCTGATCGGGATCGACCCGTTATTCGGGCTGGATCCGGAGCAGCGCGAAGGCACCCGCTTTGTCGGCCCCTTTGTCGCGATCTGGTACATGCTGTTCATGATCCCCTTTTTCCTGTGGGTGAAAGAGCCGCGCGGCACCGGGCGCCCGCCGCAGATCGGGACCGCCCTGCGCGATCTTGCAACGCTGATCCGCAGCCTGCGGCACCGGCCCAGCCTGGCAAGCTGGCTTGCCTCGTCCATGTTTTCGCGCGACGCGCTGAACGGGCTTTACGGATTTGGCGGCGTCTATGCCGCGACGGTGCTGGGCTGGCCCGTCTTTCTGGCCGGGATCTTTGGCATCGTCAGCGCGATTTCGGCCAGCGCGATCAGTTGGCTGGGCGGCCATGCGGATCGCCGGTTCGGCCCGAAGCCGGTCATTATCACGGCGACCCTGACATTGACGGCGGTGTGCCTGATCATCACCGGCATGGATCGCAACAGCCTGTTCGGCGCACCCGTCCCGGCCCAGCCGCTGATCGGCACGCTTCGCCTGCCCGATCTGGTCTTTTTCCTTTGCGGTGCGCTGATCGGCGGCGCGGGCGGTGCCCTGCAGGCCGCCAGCCGCACGATGATGGTGCGCCACACGACCCAGGCCCGCGCGACCGAGGCTTTTGGCCTTTATGCGCTGTCGGGCCGGGCGACGGCCTTTCTGGCGCCGCTGCTGATCGCCGTTGTCACAGATATGACGGGAAATCAGCGCATCGGGGTCGCCCCGCTCATCTTGTTATTCCTTCTGGCACTTGTTCTGTTAGTCTGGGTCAAACCAGAACAGGAAGAGGCTCAGCAGTGA
- a CDS encoding RrF2 family transcriptional regulator produces MRLTDSTDLAMRVLIYAASTGGRLFTIDDIVTTFGQSRGTVMKVVNMLTRAEFLTGHRGRNGGLSLAKPAEDIRVSEIVLETEPDMGLVECLRPGNMCRITSSCLLINPLLRARTAFVNTLAEYTLADLVLQPRVFEALQD; encoded by the coding sequence ATGCGCCTCACAGACAGCACCGATCTCGCGATGAGAGTGTTGATTTACGCGGCCTCGACGGGCGGCAGGCTGTTCACGATAGACGATATCGTGACGACCTTCGGGCAATCGCGCGGCACGGTCATGAAGGTCGTCAACATGCTGACCCGGGCCGAGTTCCTGACGGGGCATCGCGGGCGCAATGGCGGGCTGAGCCTGGCCAAACCGGCCGAAGACATCCGCGTCAGCGAGATCGTTCTGGAGACAGAGCCGGATATGGGCCTGGTCGAATGCCTGCGGCCGGGCAATATGTGCCGGATCACATCAAGCTGTCTGCTGATCAACCCGCTGCTGCGGGCACGAACGGCCTTTGTGAACACCCTGGCCGAATATACGCTGGCGGATCTTGTGCTGCAGCCGCGCGTTTTCGAGGCGCTGCAGGACTAG
- the mepA gene encoding penicillin-insensitive murein endopeptidase has product MIHKILTAAALVAGLALPAAADPLAKDVFGAFRNASQGPAVSIGYYSQGCGQGFAQLPESGPSWQAMRLSRNRNWGHPELVSFLVGLSQAAQQAGWRGLYVGDMSQPRGGPMTSGHASHQMGLDADIWMLPPSSLSLSPGQRESLSSVSVVNGRGTALSGNWTPSHMSIIRAAARDRRVERIFVDPVVKVAMCQMERGNRSWLRKVRPLNNHTYHFHVRMSCPRGSICRQQPAPPPGDGCAEAAEWIKNRIDPSRVKPSPPDPNYRHPRTYRLSELPSQCSTVASAP; this is encoded by the coding sequence GTGATCCACAAGATATTGACCGCCGCCGCGCTTGTCGCCGGACTGGCCCTGCCCGCCGCCGCCGACCCGCTGGCCAAGGACGTTTTCGGCGCATTCCGCAACGCATCGCAAGGACCGGCGGTGTCGATCGGCTATTACTCTCAGGGTTGCGGACAGGGCTTTGCCCAGCTTCCCGAAAGCGGGCCAAGCTGGCAGGCGATGCGCCTGTCGCGCAACCGCAACTGGGGACATCCGGAACTGGTCAGCTTTCTGGTCGGACTGTCGCAGGCCGCCCAGCAGGCCGGATGGCGCGGGCTGTACGTGGGCGATATGAGCCAGCCGCGCGGCGGGCCGATGACATCGGGCCATGCCAGCCACCAGATGGGGCTGGATGCCGATATCTGGATGCTGCCGCCGTCAAGCCTGTCGCTGTCGCCGGGCCAGCGTGAAAGCCTGTCCTCGGTCTCGGTCGTGAATGGCCGGGGCACCGCGCTGTCGGGGAACTGGACGCCCAGCCATATGTCGATCATCCGCGCCGCCGCCCGCGACCGCCGGGTCGAGCGCATCTTTGTCGATCCCGTGGTCAAGGTCGCCATGTGCCAGATGGAGCGCGGCAATCGCAGCTGGCTGCGCAAGGTGCGCCCGCTGAACAACCACACCTATCATTTCCACGTGCGCATGTCCTGTCCGCGCGGCTCGATCTGTCGTCAGCAACCCGCGCCGCCACCCGGCGATGGCTGCGCCGAGGCGGCGGAATGGATCAAGAACCGCATCGATCCCAGCCGCGTGAAACCAAGCCCGCCGGATCCGAACTACCGCCATCCGCGCACTTACAGACTTAGCGAATTGCCCTCTCAATGCAGCACTGTCGCCTCGGCGCCCTGA
- a CDS encoding esterase-like activity of phytase family protein: MQHCRLGALTRTVLSAILIAAGAPAPAATLEHVGTFVWTDKAPSFGGFSGIEVSPDGQSFHAVSDRSFLYWGRFQRDPSGRIADMQIDGRAHLRDSHGVPLKPGYLGDSEGLAIAADGTIWVTFEGLDRIISYDTPDSAATTYPRPPDLPGMRINSGLEALAIRDDGTIFAIPERSANEARPFPVLTFRKDEWRKVGEIRRDPRWLAVGADFGPDGWLYLLERDFKGILGFTARVRRFQITDNGPQNEEILLETRQMQYDNLEGIAVWQDDQGIRLTMISDDNFLILQRTELVEYRLRD, from the coding sequence ATGCAGCACTGTCGCCTCGGCGCCCTGACCCGAACCGTCCTGTCGGCAATCCTGATCGCGGCCGGTGCCCCTGCACCGGCCGCAACGCTGGAACATGTCGGCACCTTCGTCTGGACCGACAAGGCGCCCAGCTTTGGCGGGTTTTCGGGCATCGAGGTCAGCCCCGATGGCCAAAGCTTCCATGCCGTCAGCGACCGTTCCTTCCTCTATTGGGGCCGCTTTCAGCGCGATCCGTCAGGGCGGATCGCCGATATGCAGATCGACGGGCGCGCGCATCTGCGCGACAGCCACGGGGTGCCGCTGAAACCCGGCTATCTGGGTGACAGCGAGGGCCTGGCCATCGCAGCCGACGGCACCATCTGGGTCACGTTCGAGGGGCTGGACAGGATCATCAGCTATGACACCCCGGACTCCGCCGCGACCACGTATCCCCGCCCGCCCGATCTGCCCGGCATGCGGATCAATTCGGGGCTGGAGGCGCTGGCCATCCGCGATGACGGCACGATCTTTGCCATTCCCGAACGATCCGCGAACGAGGCGCGCCCCTTCCCGGTCCTGACCTTCCGCAAGGATGAATGGCGCAAGGTCGGAGAGATCCGCCGCGATCCGCGCTGGCTGGCCGTAGGCGCGGATTTCGGGCCGGATGGCTGGCTGTATCTGCTGGAACGCGACTTCAAGGGCATTCTGGGCTTCACCGCCCGCGTGCGGCGGTTCCAGATCACCGATAACGGCCCCCAGAATGAGGAAATCCTGCTGGAAACCCGACAGATGCAATATGACAATCTGGAAGGGATCGCCGTCTGGCAGGACGATCAGGGGATTCGGCTGACCATGATCTCGGATGATAATTTCCTGATCCTTCAGCGGACCGAACTGGTCGAATACCGCCTGCGCGACTGA
- the msrP gene encoding protein-methionine-sulfoxide reductase catalytic subunit MsrP, whose amino-acid sequence MKLNWSDVTPKHLWLNRRNFIAGGAALAASPALALSGRPSPFSTSEKPNTLEEITNYNNFYEFGTGKTDPAKNAGAMTTDPWSVEIGGLVDRPGSYGVEDLAPDNALEERIYRLRCVEAWSMVIPWIGVPLASVLEKVGVQSGAKYVAFQTLLRPEEMSGQRFPSIRWPYVEGLRLDEAMHPLTILATGLYSDPLPNQNGAPIRLVVPWKYGFKSIKSIVRITLTDQQPPTSWNELQPSEYGFYANVNPNVSHPRWSQATERRIGAGLFGGREETLMFNGYADQVASLYSGMDLAQNY is encoded by the coding sequence ATGAAACTGAACTGGTCCGATGTAACGCCCAAGCACCTCTGGCTGAACCGCCGGAATTTCATCGCCGGGGGCGCGGCGCTGGCCGCCAGCCCCGCGCTCGCGCTGAGCGGCCGTCCCTCGCCCTTTTCGACCAGCGAAAAGCCCAACACGCTGGAAGAGATCACCAACTATAACAACTTTTACGAATTCGGCACCGGCAAGACCGATCCGGCCAAGAATGCGGGCGCGATGACCACCGATCCCTGGTCGGTCGAGATCGGCGGTCTGGTGGACCGCCCCGGCAGCTATGGGGTCGAGGATCTGGCCCCCGACAATGCGCTGGAAGAGCGGATCTACCGGCTGCGCTGTGTCGAGGCCTGGTCGATGGTGATTCCCTGGATCGGCGTCCCGCTGGCCAGCGTGCTGGAAAAGGTGGGCGTGCAGTCCGGCGCGAAATATGTCGCCTTCCAGACCCTGCTGCGCCCGGAAGAGATGAGCGGTCAGCGTTTCCCCTCGATCCGCTGGCCCTATGTCGAAGGCCTGCGGCTGGATGAGGCGATGCATCCGCTGACGATTCTGGCGACCGGTCTGTATTCCGATCCGCTGCCCAATCAGAACGGTGCGCCGATCCGTCTGGTGGTGCCGTGGAAATACGGGTTCAAGTCGATCAAGTCGATCGTCCGCATCACCTTGACCGATCAGCAGCCGCCGACCAGTTGGAATGAGTTGCAGCCTTCGGAATACGGGTTCTATGCCAATGTGAATCCCAATGTCAGCCATCCGCGCTGGTCGCAGGCGACCGAGCGTCGGATCGGTGCCGGGTTGTTCGGCGGCCGTGAAGAGACGCTGATGTTCAACGGCTATGCCGATCAGGTGGCATCGCTGTATAGCGGTATGGATCTGGCACAGAATTACTGA